Proteins encoded within one genomic window of Glycine soja cultivar W05 chromosome 1, ASM419377v2, whole genome shotgun sequence:
- the LOC114422821 gene encoding AP-2 complex subunit mu-like isoform X2 — translation MPVAASAIYFLNLRGDVLINRLYRDDVGGNMVDAFRTHIMQTKELGTCPVRQIGGCSFFYMRISNVYIVIVVSSNANVACAFKFVVEAVALFKSYFGGAFDEDAIRNNFVLIYELLDEIMDFGYPQNLSPEILKLYITQEGVRSPFSSKPSDRPVPNATLQVTGAVGWRREGLVYKKNEVFLDIVESVNLLMSSKGVVLRCDVTGKILMKCFLSGMPNLKLGLNDKIGLEKESQLKSRPTKSGKTIELDDVTFHQCVNLTRFNSEKTVSFVPPDGEFELMKYRITEGVNLPFKVLPTIKELGRTRMEVNVKVKSVFGAKMFALGVVVKIPVPKHTAKTSFTVTSGRAKYNASIDCLVWKIRKFPGQTEPTLSAEVELISTMTEKKSWTRPPIQMEFQVPMFTASGLRVRFLKVWEKSGYNTVEWVRYITKVGSYEIRC, via the exons ATGCCGGTGGCTGCTTCAGCTATATACTTCTTGAACCTCCGCGGAGACGTTCTCATCAATCGCCTCTACCGGGACGATGTCGG GGGAAATATGGTCGATGCTTTTCGGACACATATAATGCAAACAAAAGAACTTGGTACTTGTCCTGTGAGGCAGATTGGTGGCTGCTCTTTCTTTTACATGAGGATCAGCAATGTTTACATTGTGATTGTTGTCAGTAGCAATGCTAATGTTGCTTGTGCTTTCAAGTTTGTTGTTGAG GCTGTTGCTCTATTCAAATCATATTTTGGTGGTGCCTTTGACGAGGATGCAATTCGCAATAATTTTGTACTCATTTATGAACTCCTAGATG AAATCATGGACTTTGGTTATCCTCAAAATCTTTCACCGGAAATCTTAAAGCTTTATATCACTCAGGAAGGAGTGCGTTCCCCATTTTCATCCAAG CCCTCAGATAGACCTGTTCCAAATGCGACTTTACAAGTTACCGGTGCTGTTGGTTGGCGGAGAGAAGGCCTTGTATACAAAAAGAATGAA GTCTTCTTGGATATTGTGGAGAGTGTGAATCTTCTTATGTCTTCAAAAG GTGTTGTTCTACGCTGTGATGTTACGGGGAAGATTCTTATGAAGTGCTTTCTTTCTGGAATGCCGAATTTGAAGTTGGGTTTGAATGACAAGATTGGCCTTGAGAAAGAGTCACAACTTAAATCACGTCCTACAAAAAG TGGTAAAACTATTGAGCTTGATGATGTCACTTTCCATCAATGTGTAAATTTGACTAGGTTTAACTCAGAGAAAACAGTTAGTTTTGTGCCACCTGATGGAGAATTTGAACTGATGAA ATATCGTATCACTGAGGGTGTTAATCTTCCCTTCAAAGTATTGCCAACCATCAAGGAACTTGGTCGAACACGGATGGAAGTAAATGTTAAG GTAAAGAGTGTCTTTGGTGCAAAGATGTTTGCACTAGGGGTTGTTGTTAAAATTCCTGTGCCAAAACACACTGCAAAAACGAGTTTCACAGTTACATCTGGCCGAGCAAAATATAATGCATCTATTGATTGTTTGGTTTGGAA AATAAGAAAATTTCCTGGGCAAACTGAGCCAACCTTGAGTGCAGAAGTTGAACTTAt TTCCACGATGACAGAAAAGAAATCTTGGACTAGACCACCAATTCAGATGGAGTTTCAG GTTCCCATGTTTACGGCATCTGGTTTACGTGTCCGTTTTCTAAAG GTGTGGGAAAAGAGTGGATACAACACTGTTGAGTGGGTTCGTTATATTACAAAAGTGGGATCATACGAGATAAGGTGCTAG
- the LOC114422821 gene encoding AP-2 complex subunit mu-like isoform X1: MPVAASAIYFLNLRGDVLINRLYRDDVGGNMVDAFRTHIMQTKELGTCPVRQIGGCSFFYMRISNVYIVIVVSSNANVACAFKFVVEAVALFKSYFGGAFDEDAIRNNFVLIYELLDEIMDFGYPQNLSPEILKLYITQEGVRSPFSSKPSDRPVPNATLQVTGAVGWRREGLVYKKNEVFLDIVESVNLLMSSKGVVLRCDVTGKILMKCFLSGMPNLKLGLNDKIGLEKESQLKSRPTKSGKTIELDDVTFHQCVNLTRFNSEKTVSFVPPDGEFELMKYRITEGVNLPFKVLPTIKELGRTRMEVNVKVKSVFGAKMFALGVVVKIPVPKHTAKTSFTVTSGRAKYNASIDCLVWKIRKFPGQTEPTLSAEVELISTMTEKKSWTRPPIQMEFQVPMFTASGLRVRFLKVWEKSGYNTVEWVRYITKVGSYEIRC; this comes from the exons ATGCCGGTGGCTGCTTCAGCTATATACTTCTTGAACCTCCGCGGAGACGTTCTCATCAATCGCCTCTACCGGGACGATGTCGG GGGAAATATGGTCGATGCTTTTCGGACACATATAATGCAAACAAAAGAACTTGGTACTTGTCCTGTGAGGCAGATTGGTGGCTGCTCTTTCTTTTACATGAGGATCAGCAATGTTTACATTGTGATTGTTGTCAGTAGCAATGCTAATGTTGCTTGTGCTTTCAAGTTTGTTGTTGAG GCTGTTGCTCTATTCAAATCATATTTTGGTGGTGCCTTTGACGAGGATGCAATTCGCAATAATTTTGTACTCATTTATGAACTCCTAGATG AAATCATGGACTTTGGTTATCCTCAAAATCTTTCACCGGAAATCTTAAAGCTTTATATCACTCAGGAAGGAGTGCGTTCCCCATTTTCATCCAAG CCCTCAGATAGACCTGTTCCAAATGCGACTTTACAAGTTACCGGTGCTGTTGGTTGGCGGAGAGAAGGCCTTGTATACAAAAAGAATGAA GTCTTCTTGGATATTGTGGAGAGTGTGAATCTTCTTATGTCTTCAAAAG GTGTTGTTCTACGCTGTGATGTTACGGGGAAGATTCTTATGAAGTGCTTTCTTTCTGGAATGCCGAATTTGAAGTTGGGTTTGAATGACAAGATTGGCCTTGAGAAAGAGTCACAACTTAAATCACGTCCTACAAAAAG TGGTAAAACTATTGAGCTTGATGATGTCACTTTCCATCAATGTGTAAATTTGACTAGGTTTAACTCAGAGAAAACAGTTAGTTTTGTGCCACCTGATGGAGAATTTGAACTGATGAA ATATCGTATCACTGAGGGTGTTAATCTTCCCTTCAAAGTATTGCCAACCATCAAGGAACTTGGTCGAACACGGATGGAAGTAAATGTTAAG GTAAAGAGTGTCTTTGGTGCAAAGATGTTTGCACTAGGGGTTGTTGTTAAAATTCCTGTGCCAAAACACACTGCAAAAACGAGTTTCACAGTTACATCTGGCCGAGCAAAATATAATGCATCTATTGATTGTTTGGTTTGGAA AATAAGAAAATTTCCTGGGCAAACTGAGCCAACCTTGAGTGCAGAAG TTGAACTTATTTCCACGATGACAGAAAAGAAATCTTGGACTAGACCACCAATTCAGATGGAGTTTCAG GTTCCCATGTTTACGGCATCTGGTTTACGTGTCCGTTTTCTAAAG GTGTGGGAAAAGAGTGGATACAACACTGTTGAGTGGGTTCGTTATATTACAAAAGTGGGATCATACGAGATAAGGTGCTAG
- the LOC114422836 gene encoding uncharacterized protein LOC114422836, with translation MGFFKRIAGYLGFGNHEHDSKDEARDGQPRTTQPRKGFSVPAQVVVDRPHLAPVLTPSTSGDGGIQGLDWYVKRLKMDEDGDLADEFLDEVSSEKPEGHAVDHHKTQARFKPNNATKSVRVKKQILLDGKIIPQIVESHQGRL, from the exons ATGGGATTTTTCAAAAGGATAGCCGGATATCTAGGGTTTGGAAACCACGAACACGATTCCAAGGATGAGGCCCGCGATGGTCAACCTCGTACCACACAACCTCGTAAAGGCTTCAGTGTCCCTGCCCAGGTCGTCGTCGATCGCCCCCACCTCGCTCCCGTTCTCACTCCTTCTACTTCCGGCGACGGTGGAATTCAG GGTCTGGATTGGTATGTAAAGCGTCTTAAGATGGATGAAGATGGTGATTTAGCAGATGAATTCCTTGATGAGGTTTCATCAGAGAAGCCAGAAGGACATGCAGTAGATCATCATAAAACACAGGCAAGGTTTAAACCAAACAATGCGACCAAGTCAGTCAGAGTGAAGAAACAGATCCTATTAGATGGGAAAATTATTCCACAGATTGTGGAATCCCACCAGGGCAGATTGTAG